One genomic segment of Peromyscus leucopus breed LL Stock chromosome 23, UCI_PerLeu_2.1, whole genome shotgun sequence includes these proteins:
- the Scarb1 gene encoding scavenger receptor class B member 1 isoform X1 — translation MGGSARARWVAVGLGVLGVLCAALGVVMILLVPSLIKQQVLKNVRIDPSSLSFGMWKEIPVPFYLSVYFFEVVNPNEVLKGEKPVVRERGPYVYREFRHKANITFHDNDTVSFVEHRSLHFQPDRSRGSESDYIVLPNILVLGGSVMMENKPAGLKLMMTLGLATLGQRAFMNRTVGEILWGYDDPFVNLINKYFPDMFPIKGKFGLFVEMNNTDSGLFTVFTGVQNFSRIHLVDKWNGLSKINYWHSEQCNMINGTSGQMWAPFMTPESSLEFFSPEACRSMKLTYHDSGVFEGIPIYRFTAPKTLFANGSVYPPNEGFCPCLESGIQNVSTCRFGAPLFLSHPHFYNADPVLSEAVLGLNPDPREHSLFLDIHPVTGIPMNCSVKLQLSLYIKSVKGIGQTGKIEPVVLPLLWFEQSGAMGGEPLSTFYTQLVLVPQVLHYAQYVLLGLGGLLLLVPIIYQLRSQEKCFLFWNASKKGSQDKEAIQAYSESLMSPAAKGTVLQEAKL, via the exons AACGTCCGCATAGACCCCAGCAGCCTGTCCTTCGGGATGTGGAAGGAGATCCCGGTCCCTTTCTACTTGTCCGTCTACTTCTTCGAGGTGGTCAACCCCAACGAGGTCCTCAAGGGTGAGAAGCCGGTAGTGCGGGAGCGTGGACCCTATGTCTACAG GGAATTCAGACACAAGGCCAACATCACCTTCCACGACAACGACACAGTGTCCTTCGTTGAACATCGCAGCCTCCATTTCCAGCCCGACAGGTCCCGAGGCTCGGAGAGTGACTACATTGTACTGCCTAACATTCTGGTGCTG GGTGGCTCAGTAATGATGGAGAACAAGCCTGCAGGCCTGAAGCTGATGATGACCTTGGGGCTAGCCACCCTGGGCCAGCGTGCCTTTATGAACCGGACCGTCGGTGAGATCCTATGGGGCTATGACGATCCCTTCGTGAATTTGATCAACAAATATTTCCCAGACATGTTCCCCATCAAGGGCAAGTTCGGCCTGTTTGTTGAG ATGAACAACACGGATTCTGGGCTCTTCACTGTGTTCACGGGCGTCCAGAACTTCAGCAGGATCCACCTGGTGGACAAATGGAACGGGCTCAGCAAG ATCAACTATTGGCATTCGGAACAGTGCAACATGATCaacgggacttctgggcagatgTGGGCCCCATTCATGACACCCGAGTCCTCGCTGGAATTCTTCAGCCCCGAGGCCTGCAG GTCCATGAAGCTCACCTACCATGATTCAGGGGTGTTTGAAGGCATCCCCATCTATCGCTTCACGGCCCCCAAAACTCTGTTTGCCAACGGCTCCGTCTACCCACCCAATGAGGGCTTCTGCCCGTGCCTCGAGTCCGGCATTCAGAATGTCAGCACCTGCCGGTTTG gtGCGCCCCTGTTTCTGTCACATCCTCATTTCTACAACGCGGACCCTGTGCTGTCCGAAGCCGTCCTGGGTCTGAACCCCGACCCAAGGGAGCATTCCTTGTTCCTAGACATCCATCCG GTCACCGGGATCCCCATGAACTGTTCTGTGAAGTTACAGCTGAGTCTCTACATCAAGTCCGTCAAGGGCATTGG GCAAACAGGGAAGATCGAGCCAGTGGTCCTGCCGCTGCTGTGGTTTGAGCAG AGCGGGGCCATGGGCGGCGAGCCCCTGAGCACGTTCTACACGCAGCTGGTGCTGGTGCCCCAGGTGCTCCACTACGCGCAGTATGTGCTGCTGGGGCTGGGCGGCCTCCTGCTGCTGGTGCCCATCATCTACCAGTTGCGCAGCCAG gagaaatgctttttattttggaATGCTAGTAAAAAGGGCTCGCAGGATAAGGAGGCCATTCAGGCCTACTCTGAGTCCCTGATGTCACCAGCTGCCAAGGGCACGGTGCTGCAAGAAGCCAAGCTGTAG